gagagagactgaaaATGATGATACCAGTACTTTCTGTTTCTGTTATTTACCATCACAATCATGATTCCTTTTTTGTTGCAGTACCTTGTGACACATTTTAGCGACTTTCAACTGGCCTGCATCGGGAGTTTTCTCCTCCATGAAAGCGTCTTCTTCTTATCTGGCCTCCCTTTCATTTATCTAGAAAGGCAAGGCTTTCTCACCAAGTACAAGATTCAGGTCACTCtctcttcttagttctcattTTTCTAAGCGGGTCTCCTAcgtatgaaaatatatatacctttGCGTGATTGTTTCAATAGGTTCTTGTAGAGGTTGTTCATCCAAGGAATTGGTCACTTGTTTGTTTCACTGataaaagttctttttttttgtcatggcTCTGCAATTACTAGTGATCAGTTTTCTcagctttttatttttatttttatgatgatCAACAAATGCCCCCTTCTTTTGGTCATATGCAGGCAAAAAATAACACACCTGCAGCTCAAGAAAAATGTATAACTCGCTTGTTGCTTTATCATTTCTGCGTAAACTTGCCTCTGATGATGGCCTCCTATCCTGTCTTCAGAGCCATGGGAATGCGAAGCAGTTTTCCTCTACCCTCCTGGTATTACCAGGTTTTTTAGTGCTAAAGCTTTTTGTTCCTTTGGGTTCTTGATGTTAAACTCTTCGACATGGCaattcccaaaaaaaaagaaaaaaaaaaagagaactgTCAGTGTTGAGCATCATGAAAGAACCTGAGCCCTGTGCTTGATCAGAGGTATATAAGACCATTTTTTGGTTATGGCCCTGCAGGAAAGAAGTGTCTGCCCAGATATTATTCTACTTCATCATTGAggattttgttttctattggGGTCATCGGATCTTGCATACAAAATGGCTGTACAAGACCGTGCACAGTGTTCATCATGAGTAAGTCTCAATTGCTCACAatcatttttttacattttgggAGTCTTGCAAATGACTAGTACTTGGATACATTCTGAAAGAGCAACCATTTTATGATACCCCAGATATGCCACACCATTTGGTTTGACATCGGAATATGCTCACCCCGCTGAGATTCTGTTCCTGGGATTTGCTACCATAGTCGGGCCAGCTCTCACCGGCCCCCACCTAATTACTCTCTGGTTATGGATGGTGCTGAGAGTGCTTGAGACAGTTGAGGCACATTGTGGTTATCATTTCCCTTGGAGCCTCTCAAATTTTCTTCCTCTATATGGAGGGTAAGATCACACACACACTCACACCTAGCAAAGCTCTTTTGAATCTAAAAGCTATAGTAGATTGTAATAACGGCAAATTCAATCATTTGGTTACAGTTCTGACTTCCATGACTACCATCACCGCCTCCTCTACACAAAATCTGGAAATTACTCCTCAACTTTTGTGTACATGGACTGGTAATCATCTGACCTATTATTATTATCTCTTTGCTTCTGGAAAGAGATCTTAACCATTTGTCATGGTGTTTATCAGGATCTTTGGTACCGATAAGGGCTACAGAAGACTGAAGTCTCTTAAAGAAAacagtgacttgaaacaaactTGAACTCACCGGTTTGATGGTTTGCGGAGAACAAAATGTCGTTGGAATTGTGGATTTGCGAGTGTCCGTTTGCATCTCTGTGGAGGTCTTATTCTTCAACCTTgttttcttttccatttttagTTTGTTATGTGTCTAGAACTGCTACAAATACATTTGGTACCTCAACTCTCGGAGTAGCTAAAATTAACATGCGTTTGGGTTGGGCTTTTGAAGCATTTGATATGGGTCATCTATTTAATTTGTTGCTTAATATCGCcactattttgttttcttggaCTGAGTTGACTGACTATCAGAGCAAAATTAATCAGCCCACAAGTTCTGGTCTGAAATATCTTTGGTTTGTACTCGGCCCTGACCATTTCCCACACGTAGAGTCACTGGATAATAAAAAGTAGCTTGCAACTTCGTTTTCATTCTGGATAAACTCTTACATGATCAGTGATCATGTGTAAAATGTAATAGATCAAACATCTTTTGATGGGATCATAGAACAATCAATTATCAACCAACACCGACACGTATATAATGTGCATATGATATAATGTGTATCTGTCCTTGCTGGGTCACGTCCTTTCTTGTGGTGTAGGGTTTCTAAGCTTACCATTGTGACACGTCCTAACTCCATACCCGATTATTCTCCTTTCTCTATTCCTTTCCGTGGGATTTTGAATATCTTCTACACAAAAAGCCCCACCAGATGCAAAGACCAAAACCAAAAGTCTctatcaacaaaagaaaattccCGTTGTTGTCTGAAAAGGATACCACGCGTTCCTGAATGAATGGTTTTGTCTAAAAGCAAGCAAAAACAAAACGTACAtgctttttatttattgaattcTGAACTCATTCCATCCAGACGGTGACACATAAGTACATAACCCGTCTTCCTTTTTTGTTTGTCGATTACACACAACTAAAAAGGCAAAAACGATGGTCcagaacaaaaaagaaaaaagaaaaaaaacaaccaTACCCCGATTTAACCGGTTTCGTTAAACCGAGATTTTTTTCAACTAATGCTTTTTTTCCTCTATGGTTTGGAGATGAACTGAGATGCCTTCGTCCCAGTGAAACCTCCACACACTTTAcccaatgaaaaaaaaacaaaagaatcatactttttttttaaaagacggTGGAGTAATGAGATAGATTAGTGTCAACTCAAGCAACgtgtctttttcttcttcttctgagatCAACGACCACGACGCTTACGTTGTCGCCACTATGCTTAGCCAACGCCAGCTTCGTCAACAACACTGACGCCTCCGTGCATGCTTTGTCCGCGATCTCTCCTTTCTTCCCGCTCTTGCTCGACCCCACCACCACCTTCTCATCCTCTTTCCCGTCACTACACTCGTCCTGAGTTTCTCGTCGCCTTCCACGGCCACCACCTCTTTTGTTAAGATACATGTGCACCATCGCGCACGCCGCCTCGTTCGTCACCACGTCCCATAATCCGTCGCTCGCTAGAATCAGAAACTCATCTTCTTCGGTCCGGTCCGTCACAGTAACTTCCGGCTCCGAACTCACGTATGGTTTCAAGTAATTATCACCTATGGCTCGTGACATGGCTAACACGCCCAAGACTCTAGGACCATCCCAATATATCACTCTCCCTCCTGCTTCCTGGATCCGATCCAACTCGTCTGGACGATCCGGCTGTTTatttaaacacacaaaaaacaaaattaaaacaacaaaattaaacaaataaagaaatatatgttTCTTTCTCTCTGGAGAGAGGCTGACCTTATGATCTGTGGATAGAGGAACTGGCTTTCCATTCCGACAGAGAACTGCTCTGGAATCGCCGCAGTTCGCTACAACGATCTTCTCCGGGGTAACGACGGAGACAACAGCTGTGGATCCGACAGCGTCGCAATCCGGCGTTTGAAGCTCGCAACTGCAGTTAGCGCTCATCACGGTTTCGCCCCAACGAACAACCTCATTGTCCATGCGCGCGAAGCTACgttccatcatcttcttccattcTTCTTTTTGACCACCAGAGAGAGCTGCTTCCTCTTGCACTATCTCGTGAAGCCTCTCTTTACATCTAGTGGCGACCTAAAAAAACGACAACGTATTGCAACAAAACTGCGTCAGGCTAACcgattaaaatttgaatttatgtGTTGAGAAACGGCGTCGTACGTGAGAGCAGCCGTGACCATCGTAAACTCCAAAATAGTGCCACTTGGAACGAGAAGACTCCGTTTGCTTCCGAACGAAAGAAGGATGGATCGCAACCGCATCCTCCATCTCTCTTCTTCTACCGCACACTGATGCGGCGCCGTATCTAGGCCTCCTCGGTTCCGTCTCTCTCGCCGTTTCCTTAGACGGAATAGCTGCGATAACCGATGAATTTTCACCGGCGTCAACGTCATCAAGTAGCACACTCTCGACTGCTTCTGAACAACCTTGATCAGGTGATGATGCACAGTTCATAATATCATTTTCCTCTTGCTTGTTACGCTTATAAACCCCCTCTGTATCTTCCACCGCCGCCTGATGCATCTCTGACGGAGATATCCTGCATCGGTGGACTCCGATCCTTCGCCTCCGGCTAGACCATGACGGTTCGTCATCGTAACAAATATCCGCCATCAGAAACTCTCGGATCGCCGCGTTCTTCGCACTTGATCGTCAATACTAATTTCCGAGAAATGAAATATCTCTCTGtctgatatttttcttttttttattacagaAGTCGAATGGTGTTGTGTAGATTGTGTTAGATTGCATGCAATTGATTGAATAAATATCGTCGTAACACGTTACAAGGTAGGGGTCATTTATACCCACGCGCCTACCgcttcataaatattttaaatttctttttttcaatttcaCTTTTTAACTTTGATTTTTCTCCCTCCCTGTCTTTGAAAAACTTATAGCGACATGACGTATTGGTCTTGTGCCTAAAGAGATTAATCCTGACCGTTGATCTGGTCACTACGCTGCTTAAAAATACACCACGTAAGCATCACTATCAGGTATGAGATAGACGTGGTCCAATGAGAATGGAACAGAGCGGAAAGAAGAACTTCCTTTCGCGACACGATTGTGGTCCACTCTTTCTCTCTGGAacacctttttttctttcttcttcttgtccgAATCGTCTCTCTGTCTCCCTAAAGATGAGAGATCTAATCCATAAAAcactgttgacaaaaaaaaaaaatccataaaacactattttaatttaaaagaacTTCATTACGTTAAGAAGTCGTCGTAGTTAACCCTGATTTGAGCTGAATCAGGTCATCTTTTTCAAGCTTAACTAACTAAATGCATCCCGCAATACTGAGAAATAATTAAAGTTAGGTTATATGAGACACGTTAGCTTTCATCCGAGAGGTCTACTGgatgttttaagaaaataatagtattagTTAACATCAACCTAAGtgaatattataaaaacaaaaagaaactttaGTCCAAACcattttctaaataaaagaCAAGGGCCATACATTCTTAGATAACAAAATGTATCGATGGCTTGTTGAAATATTTAATGATGCACATCTTCAAATTGTATTCCTGTATTTTGCATTATCACAACTGAACAAGTTTATGGAACCAGCTGCTAAATGTGTTTTAACGTTCTTACGGTTGTTGGTTTAACTTTAAGCGTTCTTGGAAATTATTTAACCAAAGCCTTGTAAGCTGATTCTGCGAGCTTTTAGTACCTGTCATTTGGAGTAAGATCATCTCCAATGTAACACCAAAATACCAACTTTTGTGTAATTTTATCTCCAATGAAACATTAAAGATTATACTATCCCAACAAATTTGATGTGGAGTGAATAGTATTACATTAAATTTGGTGTAATGCTATTAATcacaccaaatattttatatatatattttattatgtttcattgaataatataatataatataattattattattattattcagttcaaatttgttttaattattattattaatcatttttaatttgtaactaaacataaatatactgtattatttatatattataaattatttttacataattaaaatattatttattttattttcatataagaAATCACTAAgctattattataatttttatgttataaaaaataaatcattatggaacttttatattttatttttttgaaataaaaaatcactaaatgGTTACTatcatctattttattttaaaatgttaattataatttttatttaaattatatttaatactattaaattcaccaaattttaaaatatttttttataatatagttaaacatGTATTACTAcctaatacaaatttattaaaatcaatatattGTTATGTTATGTGcttttcataattaatgttttgtattttttaatatactattttatataaattaaataaatgtataatattgttaaaccaaaacatataaatgtaaataaagtttataaacaaataattaggAAAATTTAATGAACATAATATCAAAGCAtgataaaacaattatttatcaatttcatataataaaaataattaaaataaaaaacatcaaataatataatattatttttgaggTAATATTTGGTGTATATGACAAAAAATGTTCGACACCAAAACATTAAATTTGGTGTAATTTTAACACTAAATTTGGTCTCATGGTTGGAGTAGTCTCTCTCGTATTGTTAACAATGATGTCTACTTCTACTCAACTGATAACAAGCCTGAATACCCCACTGTGCTACAGAAGATCCAAGTCGAAATCGTACAAGTTtaatcgtaaaaaaaaaataaaaaatgtttttgcaTGCCTACTAGCTTTCAATCATGCTACAGAAGATCTTGTGCATGCGTATCAGCTTTTAGTCGTAACGAATACTCTTGACTGCGGTCTgtaatgaaatttatatatagcCAAAAATAAGCTTACATGATTATATATGAATATCAGATTAagtttttttgactaaaaatatcAGATTAAGTTACATGCCATCGTCTTGTCTGTTACTGGGATAACTTACACGACACATTTGATAACATATcatgttattttcttaaacacatACACGAATTATTTACATATCGAGATAAATTTGTAATCTCATAGCAGGTCACTtacataagaaaataataaattgatttGCTGCATAAGTTCAGATTTGAATTCGGTGTACTGAAAACACCAGTTAGAATCAGACAGCAAAGAATCTCGGCACTGCAGAATATCTTGTGTTCagcatttttataataattatatcataCTGGATGTACCTCCAAATCTGTCTCCATTAAGTGGATTTGATTATACGCACGAGATCAAATTAGATTTCACGCTGTAAAGCTGTAACTACATTCATGATAATCTCACTAGTCACTATGAAGTTGAAAGTTAGAAAGAGAAAACCGTACAGA
The Raphanus sativus cultivar WK10039 chromosome 1, ASM80110v3, whole genome shotgun sequence DNA segment above includes these coding regions:
- the LOC130509714 gene encoding methylsterol monooxygenase 2-2-like, with amino-acid sequence MASLVESGWQYLVTHFSDFQLACIGSFLLHESVFFLSGLPFIYLERQGFLTKYKIQAKNNTPAAQEKCITRLLLYHFCVNLPLMMASYPVFRAMGMRSSFPLPSWKEVSAQILFYFIIEDFVFYWGHRILHTKWLYKTVHSVHHEYATPFGLTSEYAHPAEILFLGFATIVGPALTGPHLITLWLWMVLRVLETVEAHCGYHFPWSLSNFLPLYGGSDFHDYHHRLLYTKSGNYSSTFVYMDWIFGTDKGYRRLKSLKENSDLKQT
- the LOC108861066 gene encoding protein phosphatase 2C 3; its protein translation is MADICYDDEPSWSSRRRRIGVHRCRISPSEMHQAAVEDTEGVYKRNKQEENDIMNCASSPDQGCSEAVESVLLDDVDAGENSSVIAAIPSKETARETEPRRPRYGAASVCGRRREMEDAVAIHPSFVRKQTESSRSKWHYFGVYDGHGCSHVATRCKERLHEIVQEEAALSGGQKEEWKKMMERSFARMDNEVVRWGETVMSANCSCELQTPDCDAVGSTAVVSVVTPEKIVVANCGDSRAVLCRNGKPVPLSTDHKPDRPDELDRIQEAGGRVIYWDGPRVLGVLAMSRAIGDNYLKPYVSSEPEVTVTDRTEEDEFLILASDGLWDVVTNEAACAMVHMYLNKRGGGRGRRRETQDECSDGKEDEKVVVGSSKSGKKGEIADKACTEASVLLTKLALAKHSGDNVSVVVVDLRRRRKRHVA